One Roseomonas sp. OT10 DNA window includes the following coding sequences:
- a CDS encoding NAD(P)-dependent oxidoreductase, translated as MAKVALIGASGNAGTRILRELSDRGHQVTAIVRHPEKVAALPGVTAVKGDAHDRAGLAALLRGHDAVISAVHFTASDPETLIAAVREAGVRRYLVVGGAGSLEVAPGQRLLDQPDFPAAYKAEATGGAQFLDRLRGVDDLDWTFLSPSAMFVPGERTGRFRLGGDALLTNEQGSSISFEDYAIALVDELERPAHIRQRFTVGY; from the coding sequence ATGGCCAAGGTCGCCCTCATCGGTGCCTCGGGAAATGCGGGAACCCGGATCCTGCGGGAGCTGTCGGACCGCGGCCACCAGGTCACCGCCATCGTCCGCCACCCGGAGAAGGTCGCGGCCCTGCCCGGCGTCACCGCGGTGAAGGGCGACGCCCACGACCGGGCCGGGCTCGCTGCCCTGCTGCGCGGCCACGACGCGGTGATCAGCGCCGTCCACTTCACCGCCAGCGACCCGGAGACGCTGATCGCGGCGGTGCGGGAGGCGGGGGTGCGGCGCTACCTCGTCGTCGGCGGCGCCGGCAGCCTGGAGGTCGCGCCCGGCCAGCGGCTGCTGGACCAGCCGGACTTCCCCGCCGCCTACAAGGCCGAGGCCACCGGCGGGGCGCAGTTCCTCGACCGGCTGCGGGGCGTGGACGATCTCGACTGGACCTTCCTCTCCCCCTCCGCGATGTTCGTGCCGGGCGAGCGGACGGGCCGCTTCCGCCTCGGCGGGGACGCGCTGCTGACGAACGAGCAGGGCTCCAGCATCTCCTTCGAGGACTACGCCATCGCCCTGGTGGACGAGCTGGAGCGCCCCGCCCACATCCGCCAGCGCTTCACTGTCGGGTACTGA